One segment of Tenrec ecaudatus isolate mTenEca1 chromosome 1, mTenEca1.hap1, whole genome shotgun sequence DNA contains the following:
- the KIF2C gene encoding kinesin-like protein KIF2C isoform X2 translates to MSTVSEARMTSEENEMEVELPVSVNSRKQLSVLAGLPRPSCPAVAEAPLKAVSEEVEERVRSTRGNASANPVNSVRRKSCIVKEMEKMKSKREEKRAQNTETRAKRAQDYDNSFPHWEFARMIKEFRTNLECHPLTMTDPIEEHRICVCVRKRPLNKQELAKKEIDVISVPSKCLLLVHEPKLKVDLTKYLENQAFCFDFAFDDTASNEVVYRYTARPLVQTIFEGGKATCFAYGQTGSGKTHTMGGDLSGKGQNASKGIYAMASRDVFLLKNQSRYRKLGLEVYVTFFEIYNGKVFDLLNQKAKLRVLEDGKQQVQVVGLQEHLVNCAEDVIKMLDTGSACRTSGQTFANSNSSRSHACFQILLRAKGRVHGKFSLVDLAGNERGADTSSADRQTRMEGAEINKSLLALKECIRALGQNKAHTPFRESKLTQVLRDSFIGENSRTCMIAMISPGISSCEYTLNTLRYADRVKELSPHSGPSGEQPIQMEIEETEVSSNCTLNSGNFSKDEEELSLQMSSFNEAMAQIRELEERAMEELKEIIQQRPNWLELSEMTEQPDYDLETFVNKAESALAEQAKQTKHFSALQGVIKALRLAMQREEQASKQMSRKKWPSDYCE, encoded by the exons ATGTCCACCGTCTCAGAGGCTCGAATGACCAGTGAGGAGAATGAGATGGAGGTGGAGCTGCCCGTGTCTGTGAACTCCCGCAAGCAGCTTTCAGTTCTTG CTGGTCTCCCTCGGCCCTCCTGCCCTGCCGTGGCTGAGGCCCCACTGAAGGCGGTCAGCGAGGAAGTGGAAGAGCGAGTCCGTTCCACCCGAGGCAACGCTTCTGCAAACCCCGTGAACTCAG TTCGGAGGAAATCGTGTATCGTGAAGGAgatggaaaaaatgaagagcaagCGAGAAGAGAAGCGGGCCCAGAACACGGAAACGAGGGCAAAGCGAGCGCAG GACTATGACAACAGCTTTCCACACTGGGAATTTGCCCGCATGATTAAAGAATTTCGGACTAATTTGGAATGTCATCCACTTACCATGACTGATCCT ATTGAAGAGCACAGGATATGTGTCTGCGTTAGGAAGCGCCCGCTCAACAAGCAAG AATTGGCCAAGAAAGAAATTGATGTGATCTCCGTTCCCAGCAAGTGTCTCCTCCTGGTCCACGAGCCCAAACTCAAGGTGGACTTAACAAAGTACCTGGAAAACCAAGCGTTCTGCTTCGACTTTGCGTTTGATGACACTGCTTCGAATGAAGTTGTGTACAG aTACACAGCAAGACCGTTGGTACAGACCATCTTTGAAGGAGGAAAAGCAACCTGTTTTGCATATGGCCAGACAGGAAGTGGCAAGACACAT ACGATGGGCGGAGACCTCTCGGGGAAAGGGCAGAATGCATCCAAAGGGATCTACGCCATGGCCT CCCGGGATGTCTTCCTCCTGAAGAATCAGTCTCGCTACCGGAAACTGGGCCTGGAAGTCTACGTGACGTTCTTTGAGATCTACAATGGGAAG GTGTTCGACCTGCTCAATCAGAAGGCCAAGCTGCGAGTGCTGGAGGACGGCAAGCAGCAGGTGCAGGTGGTGGGCCTGCAGGAGCACCTGGTGAACTGTGCCGAGGATGTCATCAAGATGCTGGACACAGGCAGTGCCTGCAG GACTTCTGGGCAGACCTTTGCCAATTCGAATTCTTCCCGCTCCCACGCCTGCTTCCAGATCCTCCTCCGAGCCAAAGGGCGAGTGCATGGCAAGTTCTCTCTGGTGGACCTGGCGGGGAATGAGCGCGGTGCAGACACGTCCAGCGCTGACCGGCAGACCCGCATGGAGGGTGCAGAAATCAACAAGAGTCTCCTGGCCCTGAAGGAGTGCATCAGAGCCCTGGGACAGAACAAGGCTCACACACCATTCCGAGAGAGCAAGCTGACCCAGGTGCTGCGGGACTCCTTCATCGGGGAGAACTCGAGGACCTGCATG ATCGCCATGATCTCACCAGGCATAAGCTCCTGTGAATATACTTTAAACACCCTGAGATACGCAGACAG ggtcaaggAGCTGAGCCCCCACAGTGGGCCCAGTGGGGAGCAGCCCATTCAGATGGAAATAGAAGAGACAGAAGTCAGCTCCAACTGCACCCTGAACTCAGGCAAC TTCTCCAAGGACGAGGAGGAGCTGTCTTTGCAGATGTCCAGCTTTAACGAAGCCATGGCCCAGATCCGGGAGCTGGAGGAGAGGGCCATGGAGGAGCTCAAGGAGATCATCCAG CAAAGGCCAAACTGGCTTGAGCTCTCTGAGATGACCGAGCAACCGGACTATGACCTGGAGACCTTTGTGAACAAGGCAGAATCTGCCCTCGCCGAGCAGGCCAAGCAAACCAAACACTTCTCAGCGCTGCAAG GTGTCATCAAGGCCCTGCGCCTGGCCATGCAGCGGGAAGAGCAGGCCAGCAAACAAATGAGCCGCAAGAAATGGCCCAGTGATTACTGCGAATAA
- the KIF2C gene encoding kinesin-like protein KIF2C isoform X1, with protein sequence MDSSLQNRLFPGLSIKIQRSNGLIHSASVRTVSKEKACVSVEWVEGDATKGKEVDFDDVAAINPELLQLLPVLPGDHLPLKENGTAQKQKRKSVNSKIPAPKETVRGRLARMSTVSEARMTSEENEMEVELPVSVNSRKQLSVLAGLPRPSCPAVAEAPLKAVSEEVEERVRSTRGNASANPVNSVRRKSCIVKEMEKMKSKREEKRAQNTETRAKRAQDYDNSFPHWEFARMIKEFRTNLECHPLTMTDPIEEHRICVCVRKRPLNKQELAKKEIDVISVPSKCLLLVHEPKLKVDLTKYLENQAFCFDFAFDDTASNEVVYRYTARPLVQTIFEGGKATCFAYGQTGSGKTHTMGGDLSGKGQNASKGIYAMASRDVFLLKNQSRYRKLGLEVYVTFFEIYNGKVFDLLNQKAKLRVLEDGKQQVQVVGLQEHLVNCAEDVIKMLDTGSACRTSGQTFANSNSSRSHACFQILLRAKGRVHGKFSLVDLAGNERGADTSSADRQTRMEGAEINKSLLALKECIRALGQNKAHTPFRESKLTQVLRDSFIGENSRTCMIAMISPGISSCEYTLNTLRYADRVKELSPHSGPSGEQPIQMEIEETEVSSNCTLNSGNFSKDEEELSLQMSSFNEAMAQIRELEERAMEELKEIIQQRPNWLELSEMTEQPDYDLETFVNKAESALAEQAKQTKHFSALQGVIKALRLAMQREEQASKQMSRKKWPSDYCE encoded by the exons ATGGACTCCTCGCTTCAGAACCGCCTCTTCCCCGGCCTCTCCATCAAGATCCAGCGCAGTAATG GTTTGATCCACAGCGCCAGCGTAAGGACGGTGAGCAAGGAGAAAGCCTGCGTTTCCGTGGAGTGGGTAGAAGGCGATGCCACCAAGGGCAAAGAG GTTGACTTTGATGATGTGGCAGCAATAAACCCTGAGCTCCTGCAGCTTCTCCCCGTCCTCCCGGGCGACCACCTGCCCCTGAAGGAGAATGGAACGGCTCAG aaacaaaaacgcAAGTCAGTCAACTCCAAAATTCCTGCTCCAAAagaga CTGTCCGTGGCCGCTTGGCTCGAATGTCCACCGTCTCAGAGGCTCGAATGACCAGTGAGGAGAATGAGATGGAGGTGGAGCTGCCCGTGTCTGTGAACTCCCGCAAGCAGCTTTCAGTTCTTG CTGGTCTCCCTCGGCCCTCCTGCCCTGCCGTGGCTGAGGCCCCACTGAAGGCGGTCAGCGAGGAAGTGGAAGAGCGAGTCCGTTCCACCCGAGGCAACGCTTCTGCAAACCCCGTGAACTCAG TTCGGAGGAAATCGTGTATCGTGAAGGAgatggaaaaaatgaagagcaagCGAGAAGAGAAGCGGGCCCAGAACACGGAAACGAGGGCAAAGCGAGCGCAG GACTATGACAACAGCTTTCCACACTGGGAATTTGCCCGCATGATTAAAGAATTTCGGACTAATTTGGAATGTCATCCACTTACCATGACTGATCCT ATTGAAGAGCACAGGATATGTGTCTGCGTTAGGAAGCGCCCGCTCAACAAGCAAG AATTGGCCAAGAAAGAAATTGATGTGATCTCCGTTCCCAGCAAGTGTCTCCTCCTGGTCCACGAGCCCAAACTCAAGGTGGACTTAACAAAGTACCTGGAAAACCAAGCGTTCTGCTTCGACTTTGCGTTTGATGACACTGCTTCGAATGAAGTTGTGTACAG aTACACAGCAAGACCGTTGGTACAGACCATCTTTGAAGGAGGAAAAGCAACCTGTTTTGCATATGGCCAGACAGGAAGTGGCAAGACACAT ACGATGGGCGGAGACCTCTCGGGGAAAGGGCAGAATGCATCCAAAGGGATCTACGCCATGGCCT CCCGGGATGTCTTCCTCCTGAAGAATCAGTCTCGCTACCGGAAACTGGGCCTGGAAGTCTACGTGACGTTCTTTGAGATCTACAATGGGAAG GTGTTCGACCTGCTCAATCAGAAGGCCAAGCTGCGAGTGCTGGAGGACGGCAAGCAGCAGGTGCAGGTGGTGGGCCTGCAGGAGCACCTGGTGAACTGTGCCGAGGATGTCATCAAGATGCTGGACACAGGCAGTGCCTGCAG GACTTCTGGGCAGACCTTTGCCAATTCGAATTCTTCCCGCTCCCACGCCTGCTTCCAGATCCTCCTCCGAGCCAAAGGGCGAGTGCATGGCAAGTTCTCTCTGGTGGACCTGGCGGGGAATGAGCGCGGTGCAGACACGTCCAGCGCTGACCGGCAGACCCGCATGGAGGGTGCAGAAATCAACAAGAGTCTCCTGGCCCTGAAGGAGTGCATCAGAGCCCTGGGACAGAACAAGGCTCACACACCATTCCGAGAGAGCAAGCTGACCCAGGTGCTGCGGGACTCCTTCATCGGGGAGAACTCGAGGACCTGCATG ATCGCCATGATCTCACCAGGCATAAGCTCCTGTGAATATACTTTAAACACCCTGAGATACGCAGACAG ggtcaaggAGCTGAGCCCCCACAGTGGGCCCAGTGGGGAGCAGCCCATTCAGATGGAAATAGAAGAGACAGAAGTCAGCTCCAACTGCACCCTGAACTCAGGCAAC TTCTCCAAGGACGAGGAGGAGCTGTCTTTGCAGATGTCCAGCTTTAACGAAGCCATGGCCCAGATCCGGGAGCTGGAGGAGAGGGCCATGGAGGAGCTCAAGGAGATCATCCAG CAAAGGCCAAACTGGCTTGAGCTCTCTGAGATGACCGAGCAACCGGACTATGACCTGGAGACCTTTGTGAACAAGGCAGAATCTGCCCTCGCCGAGCAGGCCAAGCAAACCAAACACTTCTCAGCGCTGCAAG GTGTCATCAAGGCCCTGCGCCTGGCCATGCAGCGGGAAGAGCAGGCCAGCAAACAAATGAGCCGCAAGAAATGGCCCAGTGATTACTGCGAATAA
- the KIF2C gene encoding kinesin-like protein KIF2C isoform X3, translating into MDSSLQNRLFPGLSIKIQRSNGLIHSASVRTVSKEKACVSVEWVEGDATKGKEVDFDDVAAINPELLQLLPVLPGDHLPLKENGTAQKQKRKSVNSKIPAPKETVRGRLARMSTVSEARMTSEENEMEVELPVSVNSRKQLSVLAGLPRPSCPAVAEAPLKAVSEEVEERVRSTRGNASANPVNSVRRKSCIVKEMEKMKSKREEKRAQNTETRAKRAQDYDNSFPHWEFARMIKEFRTNLECHPLTMTDPIEEHRICVCVRKRPLNKQELAKKEIDVISVPSKCLLLVHEPKLKVDLTKYLENQAFCFDFAFDDTASNEVVYRYTARPLVQTIFEGGKATCFAYGQTGSGKTHTMGGDLSGKGQNASKGIYAMASRDVFLLKNQSRYRKLGLEVYVTFFEIYNGKVFDLLNQKAKLRVLEDGKQQVQVVGLQEHLVNCAEDVIKMLDTGSACRTSGQTFANSNSSRSHACFQILLRAKGRVHGKFSLVDLAGNERGADTSSADRQTRMEGAEINKSLLALKECIRALGQNKAHTPFRESKLTQVLRDSFIGENSRTCMGQGAEPPQWAQWGAAHSDGNRRDRSQLQLHPELRQLLQGRGGAVFADVQL; encoded by the exons ATGGACTCCTCGCTTCAGAACCGCCTCTTCCCCGGCCTCTCCATCAAGATCCAGCGCAGTAATG GTTTGATCCACAGCGCCAGCGTAAGGACGGTGAGCAAGGAGAAAGCCTGCGTTTCCGTGGAGTGGGTAGAAGGCGATGCCACCAAGGGCAAAGAG GTTGACTTTGATGATGTGGCAGCAATAAACCCTGAGCTCCTGCAGCTTCTCCCCGTCCTCCCGGGCGACCACCTGCCCCTGAAGGAGAATGGAACGGCTCAG aaacaaaaacgcAAGTCAGTCAACTCCAAAATTCCTGCTCCAAAagaga CTGTCCGTGGCCGCTTGGCTCGAATGTCCACCGTCTCAGAGGCTCGAATGACCAGTGAGGAGAATGAGATGGAGGTGGAGCTGCCCGTGTCTGTGAACTCCCGCAAGCAGCTTTCAGTTCTTG CTGGTCTCCCTCGGCCCTCCTGCCCTGCCGTGGCTGAGGCCCCACTGAAGGCGGTCAGCGAGGAAGTGGAAGAGCGAGTCCGTTCCACCCGAGGCAACGCTTCTGCAAACCCCGTGAACTCAG TTCGGAGGAAATCGTGTATCGTGAAGGAgatggaaaaaatgaagagcaagCGAGAAGAGAAGCGGGCCCAGAACACGGAAACGAGGGCAAAGCGAGCGCAG GACTATGACAACAGCTTTCCACACTGGGAATTTGCCCGCATGATTAAAGAATTTCGGACTAATTTGGAATGTCATCCACTTACCATGACTGATCCT ATTGAAGAGCACAGGATATGTGTCTGCGTTAGGAAGCGCCCGCTCAACAAGCAAG AATTGGCCAAGAAAGAAATTGATGTGATCTCCGTTCCCAGCAAGTGTCTCCTCCTGGTCCACGAGCCCAAACTCAAGGTGGACTTAACAAAGTACCTGGAAAACCAAGCGTTCTGCTTCGACTTTGCGTTTGATGACACTGCTTCGAATGAAGTTGTGTACAG aTACACAGCAAGACCGTTGGTACAGACCATCTTTGAAGGAGGAAAAGCAACCTGTTTTGCATATGGCCAGACAGGAAGTGGCAAGACACAT ACGATGGGCGGAGACCTCTCGGGGAAAGGGCAGAATGCATCCAAAGGGATCTACGCCATGGCCT CCCGGGATGTCTTCCTCCTGAAGAATCAGTCTCGCTACCGGAAACTGGGCCTGGAAGTCTACGTGACGTTCTTTGAGATCTACAATGGGAAG GTGTTCGACCTGCTCAATCAGAAGGCCAAGCTGCGAGTGCTGGAGGACGGCAAGCAGCAGGTGCAGGTGGTGGGCCTGCAGGAGCACCTGGTGAACTGTGCCGAGGATGTCATCAAGATGCTGGACACAGGCAGTGCCTGCAG GACTTCTGGGCAGACCTTTGCCAATTCGAATTCTTCCCGCTCCCACGCCTGCTTCCAGATCCTCCTCCGAGCCAAAGGGCGAGTGCATGGCAAGTTCTCTCTGGTGGACCTGGCGGGGAATGAGCGCGGTGCAGACACGTCCAGCGCTGACCGGCAGACCCGCATGGAGGGTGCAGAAATCAACAAGAGTCTCCTGGCCCTGAAGGAGTGCATCAGAGCCCTGGGACAGAACAAGGCTCACACACCATTCCGAGAGAGCAAGCTGACCCAGGTGCTGCGGGACTCCTTCATCGGGGAGAACTCGAGGACCTGCATG ggtcaaggAGCTGAGCCCCCACAGTGGGCCCAGTGGGGAGCAGCCCATTCAGATGGAAATAGAAGAGACAGAAGTCAGCTCCAACTGCACCCTGAACTCAGGCAAC TTCTCCAAGGACGAGGAGGAGCTGTCTTTGCAGATGTCCAGCTTTAA